From a single Deinococcus humi genomic region:
- a CDS encoding alpha/beta hydrolase family protein: MPPSLQRTNTTLNFGDFTSAAQWTYPAAQAEKLPAVLLIHGSTPADMDFTVTGSDGKVLSRIFADISQGLTRQGIAVLRYNKHYVSGPGQVDYQSFYTKADLNTFLKDAETALDAIKANPRVDPERIYVYGWSEGSTVAAALVNKHPEVAGLILQAPVTLPWAELFDKQLTDVQLPYLKQVVPGGLTNQNLTVAYTGPGGLVATSALTFALNQESLTAGKYELNLAAFDQNKNGVVELDSEYLPGARAVLKVLIETPQAPLNIYSRARALPVTTAQAPLIKVPVLILQGQNDANTPAKYLNALTDALKKNQVSATVKLYPGLGHSLGKAPSIIQDNFQPIEPQPINDAAVWIKGR, translated from the coding sequence GTGCCTCCATCCCTCCAGCGCACAAATACCACTCTGAACTTTGGGGATTTCACGAGTGCGGCACAGTGGACCTATCCCGCCGCGCAGGCTGAGAAGCTGCCCGCCGTGCTGCTGATTCACGGGTCTACCCCCGCCGACATGGATTTCACCGTCACTGGCTCCGACGGCAAGGTGCTCAGCCGCATCTTCGCCGACATCTCGCAGGGTCTCACCCGTCAGGGGATCGCGGTGCTGCGCTACAACAAGCACTACGTCAGCGGCCCCGGCCAGGTGGACTACCAGAGCTTTTACACCAAGGCCGATCTGAACACCTTTCTGAAGGACGCCGAGACCGCCTTGGACGCCATCAAGGCCAACCCGCGTGTCGATCCCGAGCGCATCTATGTGTACGGCTGGAGTGAGGGCAGCACCGTCGCCGCCGCCCTGGTGAACAAGCACCCGGAGGTCGCAGGGTTGATCTTACAAGCGCCTGTGACGCTGCCGTGGGCGGAACTGTTCGACAAACAGCTCACAGACGTGCAACTGCCGTACCTGAAGCAGGTGGTACCGGGGGGGCTGACCAACCAGAACCTGACCGTGGCCTACACCGGCCCCGGGGGTCTGGTCGCCACCAGTGCCCTGACGTTTGCCCTGAACCAGGAGAGCCTGACCGCCGGGAAGTACGAACTGAATCTGGCCGCTTTCGATCAGAACAAGAACGGCGTCGTGGAGCTGGACAGCGAATACCTGCCTGGCGCACGCGCTGTTCTGAAGGTCTTGATCGAGACGCCACAAGCGCCCCTGAACATCTACTCTCGCGCCCGTGCCCTGCCAGTCACGACGGCCCAGGCTCCCTTGATCAAGGTGCCGGTCCTGATCCTGCAAGGCCAGAACGACGCCAACACGCCCGCAAAGTACCTGAACGCCCTGACCGACGCCCTCAAGAAGAACCAGGTCTCGGCTACCGTGAAGCTGTACCCTGGCCTGGGGCATAGCCTAGGGAAAGCGCCCAGCATCATTCAGGACAACTTCCAGCCCATCGAGCCGCAGCCCATCAACGACGCGGCGGTTTGGATCAAGGGACGCTGA
- a CDS encoding PadR family transcriptional regulator, translated as MNTREQLRLLILAVLERQPEHGYAIAQAIKARSEGLLQAREGTLYPALHALEAEGLVESQEHEIGGRVRREYRLTQKGGGALAKSRRQWAAQVRAVGAVIGGPV; from the coding sequence ATGAACACCCGCGAGCAGTTGCGCCTGCTGATCCTGGCGGTGCTGGAACGGCAGCCGGAACACGGCTACGCCATCGCCCAGGCCATCAAGGCGCGCAGCGAGGGTCTGCTGCAGGCCCGTGAGGGCACCCTGTACCCGGCGCTGCACGCGCTGGAGGCCGAAGGACTGGTGGAAAGCCAGGAACACGAGATCGGCGGACGGGTGCGCCGCGAGTACCGCCTGACACAGAAGGGCGGTGGGGCGCTGGCCAAATCGCGCCGCCAGTGGGCCGCACAGGTGCGGGCCGTCGGCGCGGTGATCGGTGGGCCGGTATGA